In Pseudomonas fluorescens, the following are encoded in one genomic region:
- a CDS encoding response regulator encodes MAENDLCILVVEDHPFQLIATQYLLESYGFTRLTTTDSAKGAMQQMLEADQPFDILLCDQCLPDLTGLDLVRFASQRGLIRQAIILSSLTTSELDELEKTAIEHGLPLLGYLIKPLKQFEFRGLLTSASLSKKHI; translated from the coding sequence GAAGACCACCCCTTCCAACTAATAGCCACTCAATACCTGCTGGAAAGTTATGGCTTCACCCGACTGACTACCACCGACAGCGCCAAAGGCGCCATGCAGCAAATGCTCGAGGCCGATCAACCGTTCGACATCCTTTTATGCGATCAATGCCTGCCCGATCTGACGGGACTCGATCTGGTCCGGTTCGCCAGCCAGCGAGGGCTGATCAGACAGGCAATCATTCTGAGTAGCCTGACGACGTCTGAACTGGATGAACTTGAAAAAACGGCCATTGAACACGGGCTTCCGTTATTGGGTTACTTGATAAAACCATTGAAACAATTTGAATTTAGAGGCTTATTGACCTCGGCATCACTATCGAAAAAACACATATGA
- a CDS encoding recombinase family protein — MATIGYLRVSTDEQSVEAQRHALSGDLYKIEQWFEDAGVSGAVKALERPGFAALAAYARQGDTVVVSAIDRLGRDTIDVLSTVETLKAKGVGIISRREGFDLSTEHGQFMLTMLAAVAQLERSNIKARQMAGIENAKAQGKALGRKRTIDPVEVATWRRDNSASIAQTAKHFDISDASVKRAMRG, encoded by the coding sequence ATGGCTACCATCGGATACCTGCGCGTCAGCACAGATGAGCAAAGCGTCGAAGCCCAGCGTCACGCGCTCAGTGGAGATCTCTACAAGATCGAACAGTGGTTCGAGGATGCGGGCGTATCAGGCGCTGTGAAGGCGTTGGAACGGCCTGGGTTCGCGGCGCTGGCAGCGTACGCCAGACAAGGCGATACCGTCGTGGTGAGCGCCATCGACCGCCTGGGCCGCGATACCATCGACGTGCTCAGCACCGTAGAGACTTTGAAGGCTAAGGGCGTCGGCATCATCAGTAGGCGCGAAGGCTTCGACCTGAGCACAGAGCACGGCCAGTTCATGCTCACCATGCTGGCGGCCGTGGCTCAGCTGGAGCGCTCGAACATCAAGGCACGGCAGATGGCCGGGATCGAAAACGCAAAAGCACAGGGCAAAGCGCTTGGCCGTAAGCGGACCATCGACCCAGTCGAAGTCGCGACTTGGCGCAGGGATAACTCCGCGAGCATTGCACAGACAGCCAAGCACTTCGACATCAGCGATGCTTCAGTGAAGCGGGCGATGCGGGGTTGA
- a CDS encoding integrase arm-type DNA-binding domain-containing protein — protein MPQAPSTTKRKADSDENIAAIIKELEKPGKYSEGSIKGLFLKVSSTSQLWRLKFSLNGEEGSFSIGAYPDISIAKARELAQEARTAVAEGIHPLKMKAAKREEQRTKEANTFKKVAEQWLEHNSHLAPKTLSGHQGVLKNHLLPVVGNVPVTEIAVHHVRTILERLTASPTMARHSLTLLRMILGHAMDHELVSQNVAIGREGLLKKHKTKHHAALETPDDLAEFLRRLNNFVAYNDPVISALWLLVMLPVRPAELTDMKWEQVDLDKAEWRYVVPKTGQPHIVPLPTQAVAQLGALREHSLWLGRKGATAAPPFGKTAASESVEHAGWVFPSSGRFGRPISGDTLLVRIRTGLGYERGTITSHGFRSTFRSLGHEILHLDPIVLEMCLGHRMPGALGATYMRSALLEQRCAAMQTWANYIEELWTKVVGTDSESDSV, from the coding sequence ATGCCACAAGCCCCCTCCACAACCAAACGCAAGGCCGATAGCGACGAGAACATCGCGGCCATTATTAAAGAGCTTGAAAAGCCTGGAAAGTATTCTGAAGGAAGTATCAAAGGTTTGTTCTTGAAAGTTAGCAGCACTTCGCAACTGTGGAGACTCAAGTTCTCGCTGAATGGCGAAGAGGGATCGTTTTCCATCGGTGCCTATCCAGACATCAGCATCGCCAAAGCCCGCGAACTGGCACAGGAAGCGCGGACTGCCGTTGCCGAGGGCATTCACCCCTTAAAGATGAAAGCAGCCAAACGAGAAGAACAACGAACCAAGGAGGCAAATACATTCAAGAAGGTTGCCGAGCAGTGGCTGGAGCACAACTCGCACCTGGCCCCCAAAACCCTATCCGGGCATCAAGGCGTGCTGAAAAACCACCTACTCCCCGTCGTGGGCAATGTGCCGGTCACCGAAATCGCTGTCCACCACGTCAGAACGATCCTGGAGCGCTTGACCGCCTCCCCCACCATGGCCCGCCATTCGCTGACTCTGTTGCGCATGATCCTTGGCCATGCCATGGACCACGAACTGGTCAGCCAGAACGTCGCCATAGGGCGCGAAGGATTACTGAAGAAGCACAAGACGAAACACCACGCCGCCTTGGAAACCCCGGACGACCTGGCCGAATTCCTGCGCCGACTGAACAACTTCGTGGCGTACAACGATCCAGTGATATCGGCGCTGTGGCTGCTGGTGATGCTGCCGGTGCGCCCCGCCGAACTCACTGATATGAAATGGGAACAGGTAGACCTCGACAAAGCTGAATGGCGCTACGTGGTGCCCAAGACCGGTCAACCGCATATCGTCCCCTTGCCGACGCAAGCTGTCGCCCAACTGGGCGCATTGCGAGAGCACAGTTTATGGCTAGGCAGGAAAGGAGCCACTGCCGCCCCGCCCTTCGGTAAAACCGCCGCCAGTGAAAGTGTCGAGCACGCAGGCTGGGTCTTTCCATCCTCTGGCCGCTTCGGCCGACCAATCTCCGGCGACACGTTGCTGGTACGTATACGCACAGGGCTGGGATACGAACGCGGCACCATCACCAGCCACGGGTTCAGATCCACGTTCCGCAGCCTGGGCCATGAAATCCTGCACCTCGACCCTATCGTCCTGGAGATGTGCCTTGGCCACCGCATGCCTGGGGCGCTAGGAGCCACTTACATGCGCTCTGCATTACTTGAACAACGGTGCGCCGCCATGCAGACCTGGGCTAACTACATTGAAGAACTATGGACCAAGGTCGTAGGCACAGATAGCGAAAGTGACAGCGTTTAA